The Elgaria multicarinata webbii isolate HBS135686 ecotype San Diego chromosome 1, rElgMul1.1.pri, whole genome shotgun sequence genome has a window encoding:
- the CDCP1 gene encoding CUB domain-containing protein 1 produces MVEPCPFGDVLLQPSGLPQLNRTYAWEVKADRLVGLELKFSPWLRQLLPGDTCSDQVLYNIGSRLKADRVNIGNFCRNGSVSRVKVQGVVILTLQLPWNSKVNDSGFKLESRTSIQRLFIIESTFLSESSIKLMSANYPLASPEDELMSWTFVLSSNLRARVRFLKYTEPVCVQKSVRAEYVLPQLHSPHEIKILQLRDVQPANIDGSFNFSLHGCDEDERNPRPLSLLFQVDVEYRKNVANVTHIIDLRGDKNMNITIYSLPSVHPGLGLMYQDECSICIDRSQNCKSNVTLPSGVRYSITFLCPDLENIRIIAEKSRACWNSKLCQDRLFSLAVPTSLTHLPILLESFTWKLQAPEDINIEIRSPTLKLMQHIPTKGQTCSGSYIYYMNGSTPGKALSLGLFCPGGDIEKIQMKDNVTITLKTYGKRWFNESRKQDLQLFFMPVVQEDCIFTLTPQPKAKVYLQTPNWLEGMPPFMSVYWNISVPAKHVAQLQFLSNQMGITCEKGRAYTYIKEQRPNAEETVCRDDQKLPKALELQHHFWINITNCKPSAKQLLSMELVVTFVQKKPGLAVIIGAVVGGIAVLAAIGLAVCCIMKKKKTIKKK; encoded by the exons ATGGTAGAACCATGCCCCTTTGGAGATGTTCTACTTCAGCCTTCTGGACTACCGCAACTTAACAGGACCTACGCTTGGGAGGTTAAAGCTGACCGGCTAGTTGGACTTGAACTGAAGTTCTCCCCATGGTTAAGGCAGCTTCTACCTGGAGACACTTGCTCTGATCAAGTTCTTTATAACATTGGCAGCCGACTGAAAGCAGACAGAGTCAACATTGGAAACTTCTGCAGAAATGGCTCAGTGTCTCGGGTGAAGGTCCAGGGGGTAGTTATCTTGACGCTCCAGCTTCCTTGGAATTCAAAAGTCAATGACTCTGGATTTAAGTTGGAAAGCAGAACTTCCATACAAA GGTTGTTTATTATTGAATCCACGTTTCTAAGTGAATCATCCATAAAGTTGATGTCGGCCAACTACCCATTGGCATCGCCGGAAGATGAACTCATGTCATGGACGTTTGTGCTCTCATCCAACTTAAGAGCGCGTGTCCGCTTCCTCAAGTACACAGAACCAGTCTGTGTACAGAAATCTGTGAGGGCGGAATACGTCTTACCTCAATTACACTCTCCCCACGAGATTAAAATCTTACAACTGCGTGATGTGCAACCTGCCAATATTGATGGTAGTTTCAACTTTTCCCTGCATGGCTGTGATGAAGATGAGCGAAATCCTAGACCCCTCAGTCTACTCTTTCAAGTTGATGTTGAGTACCGTAAGAATGTAGCGA ATGTAACCCACATAATTGACCTAAGGGGAGATAAGAACATGAATATTACAATTTATTCGTTGCCCTCAGTTCACCCTGGGCTCGGTCTGATGTATCAAGATGAATGCAGTATCTGTATTGATCGTAGCCAAAACTGTAAATCTAATGTGACTTTACCATCTGGGGTGAGATACTCAATCACCTTTCTGTGCCCAGATCTGGAGAACATAAGGATAATTGCTGAGAAATCCAGAG CCTGTTGGAATTCCAAGCTTTGCCAAGACAGACTCTTTTCTCTGGCTGTACCAACTTCTCTTACCCATCTGCCAATCCTGCTTGAGTCATTTACATGGAAACTCCAGGCTCCAGAAGACATCAACATAGAAATCAGGTCTCCAACCTTGAAACTCATGCAACATATCCCAACCAAGGGTCAAACATGCAGTGGAAGTTATATTTATTACATGAATGGTTCTACCCCAGGAAAGGCATTAAGCCTCGGTTTATTCTGTCCTGGGGGAGACATTGAAAAAATTCAGATGAAAGACAATGTCACCATAACCCTTAAGACCTATGGGAAGAGGTGGTTCAATGAATCTCGGAAACAGGATCTTCAATTATTCTTCATGCCAGTTGTGCAAG AAGACTGCATTTTCACTCTTACGCCACAGCCCAAAGCCAAAGTTTACTTACAGACTCCTAACTGGCTGGAAGGCATGCCTCCTTTCATGTCCGTGTATTGGAACATCAGTGTCCCGGCGAAGCACGTTGCGCAGCTCCAGTTCCTAAGCAATCAGATGGGCATAACTTGTGAAAAGGGCCGGGCTTACACCTACATTAAGGAACAGAGACCAAATGCAGAGGAAACCGTGTGCCGCGATGATCAGAAACTGCCAAAGGCTCTAGAACTGCAGCACCATTTCTGGATAAACATCACCAACTGTAAGCCGTCTGCCAAGCAACTCCTGAGCATGGAACTTGTAGTGACATTTGTTCAGAAAAAGCCAG